The Quercus lobata isolate SW786 chromosome 4, ValleyOak3.0 Primary Assembly, whole genome shotgun sequence genome segment TGAGTCGAGTTTTAGAGTTTagaattgttttttaattttacttcgGAACATGAGATGAACTTGAGTTCATCATTAAACTAGATTAAATGTTTAAACTTGGATGATTTTCTTATTCCAACTTGTAAACAAGTCacttgattaacttattcttttcttGTATATAATAATACCATGACTAAAATTTTCCCATTCTCAAATCTATGCTAATAGCTAATAACGAGATTAtagttaaaattatattatttgagttaattgGAAATAATAGTTTCTTTTTATGaacttataaaattatattcacctaccttttattgttaaaaattatatataaatataatatgaaattgactATATAAATAATCCATAAActacaaattataatttgatatcctctaaatttatttacaaacttaCACAATTCAATCTTAAGTCTacatataagtatatttttagacaaatatACATTATTATAATACTTAAATTGAGTTTAATGTTCACAAGCTTGTTTGCAAATAGATTGTTATGtttaagttttgtttatttaataatcGAGCCTAAACTTGGTTTTGAGCTTTACTTATTTACTAGATAAATGAACATAATCAAGTCTTTTCTTGAGTCTAGCTTGATCTGTTCATAAAGAACTCGGTCCATTTATAGCCTTACCCTCAAGGTATTACTCCATGTAATTCTTGTGTGTGAGTGGGACGGGGGCCTACACATATGGGAGAATAATCAAGTGTTTGAAGAGTTCTGCGCACTCATGTTAAAGGGGGAAGGGGCAGGGATCTCTCTCATAATTTTCTGGTATGTGTGAGATAGTGGCCTATACACATTTGGGAGAATACTCAAATGTTCAAAGAGTTCTAGAAACCCACATTAGGCGGACTAAAACATCAAGATTTATAAATATGTTAAAGGTAAACAACAATCCTATGAACAAACTTGTCATACCTTTCTGAGTTATCAATTTATGATAGGAGCAACATTACTTTCACATGGATTCATCttgaaactatttttattatacaccaatAACAACACATTAGTTGATGGTGAAATTAGGTGTGTCCCTAGActtattattagaaaaaagtGCCCTTGTATTCTTTCAATGCCACAAATGTCTTCTTTCAGTTCAGGGGCATCAAGCACGAGCGGCGAGTGGCTTATTTGCATTACAAATGTACGGATAACACTAGGAAACACCTCAGTTAATATGCTAATTGTTCTCTTGGTCTTCGAAAAATTCATTGCTTGAAAGTTCTAAAACTTGGAGAATGTGATATAATGGAGTTTTCATGACAACTTTCTGCCAGGTAGTTTAAGCCTGTCGGTTATCAGCCAACCAAGATAGAACCAAAGAGATTCCAAACTGCAACAAGTATCATAAACAACAGAAGCTCACCAAATAAgaaacaagtaaaacaaaaagacCAGACTTAGAAGTTCCATGATGCAAAAACAGATGAAGAGATATGCCACTTGAAATACTAGTTCTTAAGATTTCTATGATCCAAAGTTAAGCTGGCTCATTTTAAATAAGGGGGGAAAAATTATCAATTCCCAACCAAAAATTATCAGAGTATTCTTGCTATATAAAATACTGTCATCATTCAGGAGTGGCCTCTTTGACAGCAAGTGGTTCATACCATCTAGGACCAAACCCAGCCGCTTTCCTTGCCTCCTCGTTAAAAGGTGGTTTCAATGGTCCCCTAAAGTGTGTTCTCACTATTGAGTGAAACTTCTGAATTACTTCATTTTCAACCTCCATTGTTCCATTTTCTCCTGCCCCACCTTGAGGTGTCAAGCTGTCCTGATCCTGAGCAGGATTACTAGACCTCAGGCAAATATATTTGAACCATTTAACCCCTGCAGCACAATGCGTAATCTCCTCTGGGTAAACCACTCTCTCCAGTAATTCTGCTGTCTCATTATCACCTCCATTGCGAAAACGAGAAATGGTTGTGGGCAGCACATCAAGTCCTCTGGCCTGTGTTCAAACTCAAAAGGGTTATGATTATGGAAACATCATTCACTGATGGAATGTTTGGACACCATACTGAAAGGGTGTATCAAAAAAATGAGCCCTCTACATGCAAACTGTATGAAAGAATACATATCATTTGCAGAAATTCAAGAAAATGGAGCCATCTTCACAAATGATAGGACTCAATTCATCTCAAAAAAAGGATGCCCATCATTTGCATGATTTGAACTATGGTTCCATTCTCTTCAATTCCTGCAATCTAGATGGATTTTTACCAGCAGATGCTATTACAATATGTATGAAGAAAATCAATTTCCATTTATTTCAAATAGCAAGTCTAATAGCTGGCTTCATTAGAAATTAAGGGCAAGTTTGGTATAAAAGAATAGATCTTGTAATAGAATAGCTATATTTCACTCAAACTAAGGAACAGCTATTAGAATAACTATTGTTTCCCAAAAGGTTAACTGCTATTTCTTAACTTACATAATagttctaaaaaataaagatcCCAAAAAACCACTATTAGCTGCCACTCTCCTCAGATCTATTGCTATCTAGAATGTGGCACTATCTAAAATATATTACTCTAATAATTTGGCAGCATAATGGAATCCAACCTTGATAGTTAATTAGTATCATATCCTCATGGCTTCAtttgtgtgggtgtgtgttaGAATTGACATTTAGGCAACAAAGTGGCACCATCTAAAATCTGTCACTAATAATTTGGCAGCATAGAGGAATCTCATCTTGATAGTTAATCAGTATCGTATCCTCCTGGCTCCATTTCTGCTCCGTGGAAATTTAGGTCCCAAGATATCCATCATTAGAGGAGAATGTAACACATTGGATTGTGAACACTCTTtagtcaaattaaaatcaaagtAGGAGGAAAGTTCTATACTGACCAGTTTAGGTTTTCTATGGGTTTAAAAGCACATATGAATACTCATTGTAGGTCTTTTTTGATCTTTTACACCTATGTGATGTAGTATCCATATTTCTTCCCTAGCAAgatgccaaaaataaaaataatggttgttttttagtttttcttttcttttcagtaTGTTAGTGGTATATATTGCATGAGTATATATTgtcttttattaattatatgtgATCCCTGATCAGTGATGAAGTCATAGACTCatagcttcttttctttttcttttcccagtaaaataattatataaccCTTTATATATGGTCAGTGACAaagccttttatttatttatttattttatttatttatttttattttttttatttttttgcgaAAGAATAACATAACTCTTAAGTCCAGGTCtttgcatcttcattaaatATGGTAGATGGAAACTCTAAAAGAGAACCTATAAGTTTgctaaaacaataataattctTGATATATTCCAGTGTCATTACCAAACAGTTGAACAGAATAAATATTGCATTCCAACTTCTTGTATTCCTAGTAAGTTTTGATTCCTCCTCATCTTCCCAAGTAATCATCATTACAGTTTATCAAACATGCCCTAAATTTGTGATGATCTActtacctatatatataaaatcaattcCTGCCCCCAAACCTACCAACCTGAGAAAactagatttttgtttttgatcaaacCTGAGAACACTAGATTATTCCAATGAAAGACACTGCTAGACCCCACCAGGTCACAATCGCAGAAATATACAtactatattttaattaatttattgaaaagtGTCCATTTGAAATTCATAATCAATTATTTAATGACTCCATGGTTCGTGTTGGTCCAAATGAATCCATTCAAAACAAGAAAGTTTTTAAGGAAAAAGCACCTCATGGACACAATGCTCAACTGCAAGACGTGCAAGGAGATCATTTGAAGTAGCAATGGCGGAGTCCCAAAGGCCATCACGAGCTGGTAATGCTCCATAAGAAGAACCTATCTCCTCTAGCCGTGCTGCAAGGAGAGTGAAGTGCCGGCCCTCATCTTGAGCCACCTTGACAAAATCAGTGAAGAACTCCCTTGGCATTGCCTCTTGCTTACCAAAACGTGCAATTATATCCTACAATAATCCAAAAGTACATGATAGATAGATGTAAGGCCATACATGAGATGCATAGAACAAGAAATTAATACATCCAAAAAAGAATAGATCAAGCACATGAACAAGTATATGAATAACTAAGACATGCTTGCTTCACATTTGGAATCAGTTCTTTTTTGAAAGTACGAAAtaaaaaacaatgcaaaagagaaaaaagaaaaaaaaagaaaagaaaagaagaagttattataatctattttaagaaactaaGTTCAGAAAGCTTCTTCTAAATATAATATTCTGCAGTAATGATCTTCTAGATTATTACAAAAACAATTAATACAAGAAGTGTTACATGAAAGAATCCCTAATAAAAtatacctatcaaaaaagaattCCTAATAAAATACATACATAAGATccttaagggtatgtttggtaactactttttccccttattttctgttttcaaaaacattttttattttttatttttgaaacttaaaaactTGCTTGGCAACtcaaaatggacaaaaaaaaaaaaaacaaaaactgttctcaaaactcagtttgtgaaggaaattgaaaacatgcaaatGATTGATTTAAGTTTCTAGTTTTCAAAAGTCAAAGAAAACACGCATTTGATTTAATGAAtatatctcatttaatgagttaacattagagttcaaatcttaataacaacatattttagtattttttatttatttttttcttcaaaaaaacttttttttttttaattttaactaaccaaacatgtttttgatttcaaaaatacaagaaaattgttttttctttatattcccataaacaagtttttaaaagtagaaaacaaaaactgttaccaaacataacctaaacttctagaaaatttttttcaataaaattttattgagaTGAGGAGATATATCATGTACATAGGATGAGTACAAAACAATGTCCCAACAAAGAATTACAAGAAGTCTAAGTCTATAATAAAATGCATATCAATATCTCCAAGGATTCTAGACCATCGAAACAACAATCTCACAAACTTATTTTTCAGCTCCAAAACTGATCCCTCCACATCATAACAATTGTTCCACTCCATCCATATGACCCACAGCGTGCATAGGGGAACAATATTTTACACTGAAGATATTTGTTTCTCAAACCAATTTCTCCATTCAAAAACCAGATCCACTACACTCTTTGGCATTGCCTAATGAATCCcagacaaagaaaagaaaaaaagaaaccacaatTCATAGGCAACCACATAGTGGATCAGTAAGAAATGAATCACATTTTTATCACTAACTCTGCACATACAACACTAGTGTACCAATAAGTTTTTCCCCATGCTGCTGTGCGCACACAAAAAAATCCAGCCTTTTCCAATACCTTATTACACCAGATACTCTTCCTTTGGGAAACCGGCATCACTGTATCCTCCTAGAGTCTTTTAATAAGAACAAATCAAACTTGCCATTACTCTTCAATCTCCACTTCAAGCATCTAAACCCTCTGTCATCAGGATGTTGGAATACAAGATGTCCAACATACAGTCAACTAACTCTAGTTTCCAATCATTGAAATCATAAACAAATCTGATGGTCCATGAGGCACCCAACAAAGAATGAATACAAGCATCCTTATCTActacaacacatacatacacacgcGCGTGCGCACAcaccacatatatatatgattggtaagttacacgTGTACCAATAAGTGTTCAACTCATGACCCCACCCTCCTCTTAGAACTTATAAAGTCAGATGCTAGTTGAGCTAGAGCTTAGCTCCATATCCACTATAATTAAGTACAAGTATGGAAATGGTTCTTCTAATGAATGATTTACACACCATATATCATGCGATAGTCcctcaaaattctaaaattaatgaATGGAAAAACTGGTAAAAGGTTATCAATGTCTATATGCTTTATTTCATATTAGATGGTCTAAATTAGTACcacaaaaatggtaaaatagagcCAATCAATATTGTGTGactaaaaacaaagataaaaacaaacattatttaaataaaaacaaaacaaatgggGGGTTGAAAAACAATATAGATATCATCCTTGTCCTTCTCATCATTAGTTTAttcattaatttaataagaaaatttatcATTCAACCAACTGAAAAGTACAAGAAGTTTCATAaactagtctttttttttaagtgaccCTTTAAAGTGGAACCCATTCTCTGTGTTTCCctattcattcattcattcagtTACTGTTCAGTCCCACATTGGTTTTTGGAATTTGTTCCTATTTTCTGCATCAAAATAGTACCCAAGACAAGTCAATAGCCCAGCTCTCAGTGTGCACCAGGCTATGCACAATTGCCTGTCTACTCTGCAAGCTACCTGCTTTTCCCAGTTTCGGCATTAGACTCGGCGACACCAGCTTAACCTGCacccaaaaaatacaaacacaaaaaattttcattgagGCATTTCATCGAACGGTTGGAATGCAAAGTAGCAAATGGGCACTGAATTTTAAGGAAATGTACGTTGGCGAGCCTGGCGGGGCGGTCTGGCACGGGCAGGTCAAGGGAAGGGTCGTAGGGCTGAGTGATTGTCCCTTGTAGCCATTGGGATGCCACAGAGTCACCGAGTCGAGCCTTCTCGTATGGGTCGCCTGTTTTCAGCACTCGTAATGCTGCTTCCACTAAGGTCTCCTCACCATCTTGCTGCTGTGGGCTCATGTTTTGCTTTTctgtttgctctcttttttccttctctagTAATAGATTCCAAAAACAAGGGGGTGTTTGGTGTACCCTTTCAAACcacaatttttactttttttttttttttaattattattattattatacatatttttacacatttttaaaatttttttactcacacatattttcaaacaataaaacacatatttttttaagtgtaatCACCAAACACCTCCAAAATGATTTAGCAGTAGCAGATTGATAATTGTCCtattattcctttttctttttctttttgagaatttAAACTTTAGAAGtaaattgagttacaagacctTTGATGAAAGATGGTTAATTTGAAAGTGTTCCAAATTGATTGGTAGTTAGCAGCTCAAGttgtttctaataaagacaTATATGATTTAAGTTTCCATTTGCTTGTTTTAATTATCgaattataaacaaacaaaaaaaaatgctccAAATTGAAGATTTTGTAGTATAACAAAAAATTCTTTCCATTTCTTAGTTCTATATATATGACATTCAAAATTTAtgttacataaaaaataatctctaTTTATATGCATAGGGCCATTTCGAGTTTATTATGGGTTAAGTAGATTAGCATTGAATTGATCCAACTATTAATTGTGTCAAATTAGGTCAACTTGTTTTAACACCAAATTATTTACACTAAACACTAATTCTTAGTGGTGCCCATTGGTTGGGTTTATACTCCTCTTGTCACTCGACCTACCTTGTTTAGGTGGGATAATCTAGAAACCACCATTGAGcactaagagcattctcatcaacaCTCTTGAATGctataaatgctaaattttagcatcaaaagatcaaaaagcaTACTCCATCAAAGCTCTTAAATCCTATTCATTTTGCAATTCAAATACAGTGGGCTACTAGAGATAACAGCCTTGTTAGAGATAACAACCCACTGTAGcaagattgtaaaaaaaaaaattatttgtttaatagagagagagagagagaggaaaaataaaaaataataaagaaagaatatttaaatggagtgttaaaaaaatagaaattttgatggaagggatattgtaaaatgatgtgttatatattataaaattagtttttgaaatggtaaatgttaaattttttagaagtgtTGATGCTCTAAGTCTAAGTTATTTGACTgctattctcaaaaaataaaaagttatttgaCTGCTAGTACTCCTTTAATAATCAGTCGGATATGGTCGATTTCATCTGTGTGGTTTGTTGAAGACAAAGACAAGAACTTGATGGCAAGGGTCAGGGAGAGAGGTGAAGATCTTAGCCTCTGAAGGCCATATCTAGACTTTTTTTCGATGATGATCTCAACATTTCACAACCAAATATGGTTTTTTCTTTAAGACTGCAGCCTCTCATGGCCAGATCTGGTACTTCTTGCTAAGGAGGTAGTTGATGACAATAGATCTCCAACAAAGAATCAATACGTTTAAGCGATTAGTTGATATTCGATTACCCACCAACTCCACTTGCTATTCAATTGAAAAAGGTTGGGTTTTAAGACATGAAACTCGTTGTCAGTTGAAGGAATTGAGAAAATCAATCATAAGGTTGAGGGGTTTGGGTTGACTAGTTTGGTCAAGTTTCATGGCTTGTTGGACACCCCTACTAATCCCCAAAAAAGTGTGGTGATCAATGGACGTGTCAAACATAACCACCCTTCCTATTTATTTCGGCGTTTGGTTTCAGTGTATTAAAAAACtcaacttaaaaatatataatccatcttaaaaacaaaaggcaatgaGCCCATATAAATTTTGTACAGATCTTGAACTTGGCTTGGATTCGGTGCCGCTAATGCATTGGGCTCATTGAAATGTTGACACATATCATAATCCAACAGATTTAGTGTATTGGAGCATTGGATCCAGTATCCAGAGTAGTTCTACTACAacaatttttgctacaattatTTTACGTGTCAGATTGTGACTGACTGTCTGTTACTTTCATATAAACCTACCACTTTTTCTCTACCATTTAACATCTACCACGTAAATAATTGTAATATAAGTTATGtcattttatatgttcttagaatttttagaatttttcctGAGCCAATCTTTGCccatacattttttttggggggaaaatCTACAAGTAATGGGACACTAGTTTTAAGTGTTTAACCCATTTAGAGGCCTAGGCCTAGGCCCAACACCAGTTCATTCTAATGCAATGCAATTGCAAACTATACTTATTCCAGTTCCACCGCCAGTGAGCTAACAAACTCAGAATCAGAGATGAGTTCCCAAGTAGTGGGGCTCCCAAATCGGAGCGAGTCGAGTCACCAAAAGCTGTACGAGTTCGCAAAAATGGCGCTGATGAAGATATTCGCGCACCCATATGCGACTGTGTGTGACTTGTATTGCTGTGGAGGAGGAGGACTTGGCTTCGACAACGATGCCCAAATTGGTCACTACATCGGAATCGATGTATCTTCGACTGGAATAGCCCAATTAAGAGAAGCCTGGGAGAGCCTGAGTCAGAAGAAGCCTTACCCTTCTGACTTCTTTCACTTTGACCCTTGCTTGgtctgtcttcttcttcttcttctctctctctttctctttctcttttgctATTAGTTTTGGTTATTGGGTTTTAGTGTTTGTGTTGGCTTTGCAaaccttatttatttttcagaaagtCAGTGTTTTGCATAGTGGGAGCTTTGTTTATTGAGTATACAACTTCTGGGTCTGTTCAagtttggattttggcttgTGGGTTTTGGAGGATAATATGACTAAGATGGTCAGATATCTTGTTGTGACAagttttttactttattgtGTTTCATGAAATGGAACAACATAGGCTAACAAGGGTcacaggtttttttttggttgaaaactGACCAGTTTTGATATGGATACTAATGTATGATAAACCTTGTTGTCTTCGGTCTGCTATCTGTGCTTCAGTACAATTTAGTTTTCTGGTTTCGTGTATATAGTAACTCGCATTCATGTTGAACACCAAAGCACATTTCTATGCCTATGATTCACATGGCTTAAAAGCATTTGTCAATCTCAAATTATCGATCACcggatttaaaattaaatgttgCATGTGATTCTAGTCCCTCAATGCGGGTGCCTTGACTATACTTCTCAAATTTTGATCCAGGTGGGTGTCTAGTTATCTTGATAGGTGTTGTTATGCCTTAGTAATTTTGTACCTAATCGGCAGAACCTGCCAATATTTTAGTTTGTACCTCGCCGATTTCTGTGTTACTTCCTGGTTGGGGGATTGTTGAAGTGTTTTGGGGCCATTGAAGAACATTTACATATAGTCCATGTTTTTAGTTAGCAATTCGAAGTAGATCTTTAAGGAAAAAGGGTTGACCTTGAAACCTACTCACTCCAGCTTTTGAGTGCTTTTGTACATACGTAAAAGGCTAAGACAATTATTTCGGTGACAGAGTTCTGTCGCAAGATTCGGGATAATGATCCTCATACCTTGAAAATCGTTACTTTTTGGATTTCAGCTGTCTGCCTATGTGCAATTTATGCTGTGCCATTTGCTAGCTAAAATTATAGTAATGATTATACGCTTAATACACCAGTTGGGCTATACCACTCTAGTGGTTCTGAGCGGTCTCAGGTTCGATCTTGCTTGGGTGCATGAGTTGCTttaaacaccccccccccccacaccaccaccaccacccaaaaaaaaagaaaagaaatattatcCACTTAATCTACTAATATAATTGAGATGATATTAATACAAATTGTTCTTTTTGCTACTCTTGagagtgtaatttttttaaaataaataaatggggagggggggggggttactTTTGAGTTTGCCTCTAGAATAATGGTAGTGAGTGAGACATCTTCTGGTACCTTAATTGTCACTATGCAAAGATTTTAAATAGGTGTACCATGTGATGATTTCTGAAGTATAAATGCAGTTAAGTTGGCCTTGCAATTGCCTAGGAGATTAACTAATGAGCTTAACCCATTGTATAGGTTGAAGTCATTTTGACAATGTTGaaccttattttttaaaggacTTTCCATCTGCTCCAGAAGACTTTATACGTTGCTTTTAAAGGGGTTCAgaatcatttctttttttgcctCCTTTTCTACATGTCCTGAAAACTCGTcacatttgatttaaaaatactCTCTGACTTTGGTCTTAATTGGGATCTTGCAGTTTGTGACAAGTTTCTGTATTATTTAGTGACTTATGTTTTTACTTAATTCAACCTCATATGGGGATAAAAGATCCTTttttctaagaatttttttatagtttcttCTTATGTGGtcattttttttgataggtaattagaataatattaatcaagatgaagaaaaatatagaatgaaaatacaaggtgttcatgatggtgaacacaagaaaaaacaacaaacaacaacaaagaaaatagaacTTAAAGTTTTCTTTGTCGCATTGGATCCATCAATCATTTGTATAAAatgtcattatatatatatatattggaacaAAAGTTGCTTCCAGATagtctttgttttacattttccTCCTTATCTGACAGTGTATGCCTTGATAGGAAAATATGGAGACACATTTAAAGGAGAAGACCAATCAGGCTGATATAGTATGTTGCTTGCAGCATTTACAGGTTTCATATATGTTTTCCCCTCTCTCTCATGTGCACACATGCATgcttgcacacacacacacacacacacacacacacaaacagtCCTG includes the following:
- the LOC115983689 gene encoding uncharacterized protein LOC115983689, with translation MSPQQQDGEETLVEAALRVLKTGDPYEKARLGDSVASQWLQGTITQPYDPSLDLPVPDRPARLANVKLVSPSLMPKLGKAGSLQSRQAIVHSLVHTESWAIDLSWDIIARFGKQEAMPREFFTDFVKVAQDEGRHFTLLAARLEEIGSSYGALPARDGLWDSAIATSNDLLARLAVEHCVHEARGLDVLPTTISRFRNGGDNETAELLERVVYPEEITHCAAGVKWFKYICLRSSNPAQDQDSLTPQGGAGENGTMEVENEVIQKFHSIVRTHFRGPLKPPFNEEARKAAGFGPRWYEPLAVKEATPE